Genomic window (Thermococcus sp.):
GCAGGGTTCTGATGTACCTGGCCCTGTCGGGTATTTCTACATCCGCAAGCCTCTCAACGGCCATCGCGTAGCTGACCGAGTGCTGGTAGCCGCAGATACCGCATATCCTCTCGGCAAGGAAGAGCACCTGGTTGTAGGTAAGCCTTCCTTCGCCGGTCTTTTCAATGCCGCGGTGGGAGTAGAAGCCGCGGTAGTCGACATCAACGATCTCCTCACCCTTGACGAAGAGCCTGAAGTGGGCCGGCTCCTCAATACCCATGTGGGCGGGCCCCATTGGGACCAGCGTTGTCCCCTCTGGGGTTTCCCTGTACTCGGGCTTCGGCTCCGTTATCGGTGAGTGCCTGTAGTCCATGTCCTTCCTGAGCGGGTAAACCCCGTTGGGCCAGTCTTCCGGCAATATAAGCCTCCTCGGGTCGGGATGGCCAACGGGCTTGAAGCCGAGTAAGTCCTTGACCTCTCTCTCTATCCAGAGTGCAGCCGGAAGCTTTGCCGCGACGCTCGGAAAGCTCGGGTCGTCGGCTGGAGTGTAGACCTTGAGGAAGACCCAGTAGTTCTCGTCCATCTTGAAGGGCTCAACCTGGACGTTCAGGAAGGGCATGTAAGCGAAGTGGCCGTTGAGGGGTCTCTCGTCCGTTCCAACTGCCGTTGACATGTGGGTCTCCTTGAACTCAGGGTGGTTGTGCCACCAGAGTACCGCCTCCGGGAGAACCCCCCTGTCTATCACGAACATGTACTGCCCGTAGGTCATCCTCTTGCATTCCCTTATGTGCTCCTTGAAGGCCTCGTAAAAGTCCTTGAGGCCCTTTCTTTCGGCCAGTACTTTTTCCACGTCGGCCTTTGCACAGCGGCCGTCCTCACAGGCCTTGCATTCAAACTCGAAGTGAGCCTCCAAATCCTTAGTTCCCACCATCTTTCACCACCCCATGAACGCCATCGCGAGTATTATAATCCCGGCAAAGAACGCCCTCGTGTTCATCTTGACGACATGGTCTATTCTGAGCCTTGCGTTCGTCGCTTCGAGCGCCGCTATGACCGGGTAGAACGACACCGTCAGGATGAACTGTAAAGCTAAAGCGAGCGCTGCCCTCTCCGGCGTGCCTATCGGGCCGAGCCACGGGAGCGTCAGCAGGCTGACGAAGAACCACAGCAGGGTGAAGCGCTTGATGTGTATGGCGTAGTAGAAGACACCGAGGAGCCTTCCGCTGTACTCGGTGAGAGGGCCGCCGATTACCTCCTGCTCGGCCTCGGCTATGTCGAAGGGCACGAAACCGCTCTCGACGTAGAGAGCGTAGGCGAGCAGGATGTAGGTCAGTATAACCGAGGGCGTCGCGTGGAGCTTCGCTATTATGTCGGCTATGTTAAGCGAGCCCGCGTTGTAGGCGAGGACGCCGTAGAGTATGGCTATTAGTGGCTCGACAGTGAGAACTATCTGCATCTCCCTCGCTGAACCGAGGTGACTGAAGGCGTTCTGGACGCTCAGTCCTGCGAACATCAGGGCGACGCTGACCATCAGGATGACGTAGAAGAAGACCACTAAGTTGAAGCCGAAGTCCACTGGGACCACGTTGCCGTAGGGGAGCAGGAGTGCAGCTGATATTGCCGAGGCGAGGGCTATGTAGGGTGCCCACGTGAAGAGGGTGCTCTTGGTCGACCTGACGGACGGGAGCGCGAAGAGCTTCTGGAGGTCGTACCATGTCTGCATGAGCGGTGGTCCGCGCCTGTACTGGAGGCGGGCCTTCACACGTCTCGCTATACCGTCCAGGTAAGGGGGCAGGAGCAGCATTATCAAGATGCCGGCGAGGCTGAAACCGAGTTTAACGATGTCGAGCGCCATTTTCATCACCTCACAGCGCCATGAGTATTCCTATGACGGCCCCAACGACGATCAGGGCTATCACCACGAAGGTTCCGAGCCTTATCCCTGGGAGCACGTCGCAGGCTATCCTGAGGAACCTGATGAGCGGTTTGAGTGCTTCTTCGTCGGCGTTGAGAACCCGGCCCCTCCTGAGGTCGTCGAGGGTCTCAATCTTAGTGTATGGGGTGTCGACTATCTTGACGAAGTAGCTGGCGATCCACATGTATCCCCTGACTATGTAGTGGATTATTCCCTCGCCGATCATGTAGAACCAGTCGCTGAAGCGGTAGAAGGAGCCGATCTTCTCCTCGTACTTGATGTAGTAGCCCTCCGAGCTCACCCTGTACTCGTCCTCGTTCAAAGCTGTTGTTCCGCAGTCCCAGGGCGTTACCTCCTTGCCGTATTCGGGCCTAAAGCTCAGGTAAAGGCCAACCGCTATGACTGCCACGAGGACTATGAAGAGCACCGGGCTGAAGAGCACCGAGCCAAAGCCTATCCTGTAAACGCCGTCCTTTATTGGAGCGTTGAAGATGTTGAGGATTCCGGTTACCGTTCCCGGGAAGACGCCTATCAAGAGTGTCAGACCTGCTAAAATCCACTGGCCCAGGAGCATCGTTCCGGGCACTTCTCTGACTTCCCTGTATCTCTTCATCTCGCCGCCGAACTGGGTTCCGTAGAACTTGACGAATGAAGCGAGCGTTGCCGCGCTGATGAAGACCGCCAATAGGGCTCCAAA
Coding sequences:
- a CDS encoding hydrogenase large subunit, whose translation is MVGTKDLEAHFEFECKACEDGRCAKADVEKVLAERKGLKDFYEAFKEHIRECKRMTYGQYMFVIDRGVLPEAVLWWHNHPEFKETHMSTAVGTDERPLNGHFAYMPFLNVQVEPFKMDENYWVFLKVYTPADDPSFPSVAAKLPAALWIEREVKDLLGFKPVGHPDPRRLILPEDWPNGVYPLRKDMDYRHSPITEPKPEYRETPEGTTLVPMGPAHMGIEEPAHFRLFVKGEEIVDVDYRGFYSHRGIEKTGEGRLTYNQVLFLAERICGICGYQHSVSYAMAVERLADVEIPDRARYIRTLLLELERIHNHLLWVGIAAHLVGYDTGFMHAWRIREPVMWLVERLTGNRKQYGMNIVGGVRRDLLDYRKEEVLKVVKEIREGTKKFLDIALNTNTFIKRAEGVGILPYKVAKAYSVLGPTARASGRKIDVRKDQAVKTAMAYHEVDFKVPVYKEGDVLARVLVRMDELFESLWIVEQLIDQMPDGDIFTPIGNLPEYQEALGFTEAHRGEVVHYVMTGEKNKVYRWKVRAPTYNNLPAVPEMLKGYHVADAP
- a CDS encoding NADH-quinone oxidoreductase subunit H — translated: MKMALDIVKLGFSLAGILIMLLLPPYLDGIARRVKARLQYRRGPPLMQTWYDLQKLFALPSVRSTKSTLFTWAPYIALASAISAALLLPYGNVVPVDFGFNLVVFFYVILMVSVALMFAGLSVQNAFSHLGSAREMQIVLTVEPLIAILYGVLAYNAGSLNIADIIAKLHATPSVILTYILLAYALYVESGFVPFDIAEAEQEVIGGPLTEYSGRLLGVFYYAIHIKRFTLLWFFVSLLTLPWLGPIGTPERAALALALQFILTVSFYPVIAALEATNARLRIDHVVKMNTRAFFAGIIILAMAFMGW